The DNA segment AGTAACATCGGGGTTGGTGACTATTGGGATATGAATTCTAACCCGGTCAAACCAATGGTAATTGACATCTGTGTGGATGGGGATGTCATGACCGCCATCCAGCCGCATCAACCTGGACCGACCGAACACTTCGTCAAAAGAAGCAATAACCTGCCTGAAATAAGGGGATTGAAGCAACGTTGGAGTGGGTTTCATCTCTCCATTAAAGAGATCATTCACTTCACCGTTAAGCGAAATTAAAGGAATGGAAAAATTACCAGCCAAGGCCCCGGGGTGGGGAATCCAATCATTTTTATTGACGACTGAAAGCTCTTTAGCGAGCTGATCAACATCAAATCGAAATGGCAATTTTACAAATTCAGAAGCAAGCCTCATATCATCAAGACTCTGTTGTTTTTAAAATAAAAAGAGCTATAAACCGCTAAACAGTCTATAGCCCTTGTAAAAACTAACTTATTACTTAAAAGTTATATTTTAAGGTGGCGCCATAATTCGCCGGGGCACCAAGCGAAACAATATGCTTGTTAAATATACCGATATGGAAAGAACCTGCTACATATTCCTTGTCGGTAATGTTTTTACCCCAGACAGTAAACTCCCAATGCTCAGGTCCCTGGAAATTCATCGACATATTCCACAGAGTACGCGAGCGAATAAAGGCCAGATTTAGTGGATCTATATACTGTCTTGACTGATAGTTACCATTCAAGCGCAAGTTCATAGTCCAGCCATTATCAAAGTCATCACTGTAGTTAAAGCCAAGCGTATACTGCTCCTTGGATACTTTAATCAGATCATTACCACCAATATCATCATTACCACAATTTTCGTCAAAATCGATAACAGCGTCAAAGTTACCACCGATAGGTGTGCCATCAGGGTTTGTATCTGTTAATAGATTCTCAGGGGTACACTCATAGTAATAAGCTGTTTTTGCATCAGCATACTTAACATCATCCTCATATCTCGGATTCGTATAAGCCGCGCCGAAATCAACACTGAAATTCTCATTAATGAAAATCAAACCATCAATTTCGAAGCCGTAGTTTTCAACATCGCCGATATTAGCCTGCACACTACCCGCATTAGGACTTTCGCTAACACCCGTAGGGGCAACACCGCCTACCAAGTCTTCCCACTCTACGATATAAGCCGCAACGTTTAATTGCATCATACCTTCGAAAAGAACATTTTTAGACCCTATTTCATAAGTCCAGTTAACTTCTTCATCATAGGTTCCCTGATCAGGGTCAGAAGTATTGTTAAAACCACCTGCTTTCAGACCATTTGCGATATAAGCATAAATCATGCTTTCGTCATTGATCTGCCAGTCCACACTATATTTCGGCGTAAAGTAATGAAATGTATCTTCTGCCGTTCTGGAAATACAAGGATCTCCTTCCTGGCTTGAAGGCGCATCGGGGTCAGTGACAATCGTAGTTTCACCCTCAGCACATATCGTAGAATAGCTATTGGTTTCACCCACACCAAAACCTGAACCCGCGTAGTAGCCGCCAGCAGGAATGGCAAAGTTATCAGTCAGGCGCTCAATTTCCTTGTCTTCTTCCGTATATCGAGCTTCGACTCGAAAGCTTAAATCTGGAGTCAGGTTATATTCAAACATGGCAAATACAGCGTAAACCTGTTCATCAAATATAGTGTAGTCTGCCTTCTGACCACTCCACGAATCTCTGAATAGCTCATAGATTGCTACCCCCTGAAACTCGGCCTCATACAACGGGGAGTAAGTGTTATCACCAAACGGCTCATAACACCCTCTTTCCGGGTCCTGATCTGCATCATAGAGACGATCCGCAGTAGTACAGATAGGGTTGTATGTAGTCTGGCTAAACTGCTCATCTTCACTATCAGAATAATAACCACCAAAGCTGAAAGAGTAATCGTCACTACCACTCCAATCAAAACGGAACTCATGAGAAACCGTGGTCAGTTCAATAATTGGACGGGACGATGAAACATTAGACTGCATTTCGACATCGGCGCGCCCCGGAGAGTCAGCATTATTATCGGTCAGGGAGTTGCCCCATAACGGATCACGTGAGGCTGCACCCACCTGAATACCCTCATGGTCAATGTAACCCATATTATAAGCCAGGGACCACACATCATTAATATCCCAATTGACAGAAAAGGTCATAACTTCAGTATCCGCCTTGAAACCGAAGCCCCGTGGATCCAGGTTAGTTCCCAAGCGACGCTCATCCGGGCCAGTAACACCATCACCCAAACCCCAGTTATAGTTATCTGTACCGGGGATATACTGAATCTGGCCATTGGCATCTTTTACAATATCGCCATTCGCGTCCAGCACTGGATCCAAACCGCCAGACCAGGGAACCCTCACGGGTTGCAGTGGCAAGGCGCCTTTCCACAAGGTGTTACCCGTTGAAGCCAAGCCTTCAAAACTACCGCCGGCCTTATCGGCCACATTCGTTAAGTGAGTAACGGTGTTGAAGTTCATATCATTAAAGGGAGTTGTCTGGAATCGCGCAACTTCACGCACACCACCCATGATATAACCGCCCTGACTCTCTTTCTTAAGACTGGTATTAAAATAGCCGGTATCAACCGTCACATTCTCTGAAGCCAACCAGGTAAAACCCAGGTTATACGTTTCATCATCCCAGCCACCTACTTTTTCATCACTACCGCCATTACTAAAGCCAGTAGGATCGGCACTTGCCAGAGGGTGTGTATTATCGAAAGGGCCATCATATTCGCTCCGACCAATGGTATAACGAGCAAGCAGCACATTCTCGATCAAGGGTCCATTGAGGCTAACCTTCCAATCTTCACGACCATCTTTACCCTGGGTGGTCGATACATAGGCTTCGAACTCTTCCTGGGGCTTTTTGGTCACATAATTAATCGCCCCCGCAAAAGCATTACGTCCATATAGAGAGTTTTGCGGGCCTTTAACAACCTCGATACGCTCCATATCAACCATACCCATATTGGCCATACTTTGCCGAGACAGGTAAACACCATCCAGAAAGATAGCAACATTCTGCACCCGGTCTTGAGCAAAACCCTGACGCAAGCCTCGAATAGTTGGACTGGACTGATAACCCGAGGAGGATTCACCGGAATAGTTTAAACCGACTGTATTACCTGCCACATCCTCAAGGTTTACAAAGTCCCCACGCTCCATCGTCTCACTGGAAAAAGCGGTTATTGCTAAAGGAACTTCCTGCAGTGATTCAGATTGCTTACGGGCGGTTACTACCACCTCTTCAATCTGTGCAAAGGATGAAATGGACGCTAATTGGGCAGGTAGAACGACTGCACAAACAAGCGGCAGCTTGAATCTAGACATGAAACCACTCCCACAGTGATGACTGTTATTGTTATGTTTAGTGGGTACTAGCACTATGCAAAGCAGCAAGTTATAGCACCAAAAGCCTGATTTTCAACGAGAAAAAACTCGTTCAAACAGCCATTTGTTATAATCTAATAACATTATACTTTTAAGTCAACTGGTAATAACTCACAGATGGCAATCAAAAAGCACAAAACCAGCCCTGATTTGCCTTTAAGAAAGCCCTCTGTCACTTAACATTTGAGCTATCTAACAGACGACTTCAAGCTATAACTGTATTCGATCCAGCTAGAAAATAAATCCAGAGAAGGCAAAAAAATGTGTGAAATAATCCAATGTTAAATAGCTTTCTTATATGCTAGCTTTAAATTGAATGAGAAAAATAATAGAAAACACAGCAACACAATCAAAGCCTCCCCCTAAAACTAATGCCCAGCCGACACCTGGCATTGGCTAAACAGGCTGATAAACACACGTAATATATAACCATCAAGGAATAGTTGAATGCCTTCATCTGATCAGCCCTGGGTATTGGGCGTGAGCGCCTCACACAATGGTGCAGCCTGCCTGCTAAAAGGTGACAGGATAGTCGTTGCCATTCAGGAAGAGAGAATTCTAGGGCTTAAAAGAGCCCCTATTAACCTTAAAAAAAACTGTCTGGCCATTAATTACTGCCTACAATACGCCAAAATAACACCTGCTGACCTCGACTGTATTGTCCTGAGTTCCCAATCTTCACTGGATGATCCGTCTAACACCTATACCGACAACCCCATTATTCAACAAGCCATTAACGCCAAGATAGAATTAATTGGCCACCACAAAGCGCATGCCTATAGCGCCTTTGCACCCTCTGGGTTTGATGATGCAGCCGTTCTCGTGATTGATGGTATGGGCAGCCCGGTTAGCGACCTGGACAAGGACGAACAAAAAGCGATTGTCGGCAATATCTCACAAGGCAGTGAAACCATCTCCCTGTATGATGCCTCAGGCACCACATTAACACCGCTGGAAAAACACCTGGTCACCAACCATGACTGGCTAAAACCCTATCAGGGCGACGTTCGCATGGCTGACTTTGCAAGTCTGGGCGGCATATTCTCTTCCTGCGCAGGGCAGATATTTGGTAGCTACAGCGATGCAGGTAAAGTTATGGGGCTTGCCCCCTATGGCTCCCCCACCATCGCTGCAGAGGAATTTTTTTCCATCAACAATGGCGGGCTTACTTTTCATAACAACGTACCCAAGCGCTTCACATTCAGTGAACGCTGGCCACAACACCAACAGCTCTATGCTGACCTGGCATGCTCTGCCCAGCAAGCACTCGAAGAAGCGATTCTTTATCTAACCCGGCAACTAAAACAGAAATCCAACTCAAAAAACTTTGTCTATGCCGGCGGGGTTGCACTTAATAGCGTTGCCAACGAACGGATTGTCAGAGAGTCTGGTTTTGAGAATGTCTATATCATCCCACCCGCAGAAGATAGCGGTGCTGCCTTAGGCGCTGCTTATTACGGGCTATGGTCAATCAAACCCACGAATACAAAAAACACACTGAAGAGCGACTCACTCGGCGCTGTATATAGTGAAAGCGAGATCGACACCGCCATTAACAACTCCCCCTGGGTTGAAGTGATTAATGACCAGGCAAGCCCAGAAGATGTAGCCGAGCTTATTGCCAATAATAATATTATTGGCTTTTTTGCTCAGGGCTCAGAACTGGGGCCCCGCTCCCTTGGCCAGAGAAGTATATTATGCGACCCACGCAGAAAAGACGCCAAAAAAGTACTCAATGACAGAGTGAAGCACCGTGAAGGCTTCCGCCCTTTTGCTCCCGTTATTCTTGCTGAAGAAGTTGCCAACTGGTTTGACCTGGAAGGAACACACCCTGAAAGTCCATTTATGCTAAGGGTATTGCGTTTTAGAGAAAACGCCGAAGAAAAAGTCCCAGGAGTAACCCATTGCGATGGCAGTGGCCGGGTGCAAACCGTGACCAAAGAGAACAATGGACAATATTATGAAGTGCTTAAAGCTTTCCACGCGAAGACCGGCGTCCCTATATTAATCAACACCTCTTTAAATGTAATGGGTGAACCCATTGTAGAAACACCGGAAGACACACTTTATAGCCTGGCGATGACAGATCTGGATTATATATTTATCGGCAATAAAATTTTGGGGAAAAAGAAACGATTTAAATCAGCGCTTGATTTCTACCCCTACTTTCTCCAACCCGACTCACTTCAGGCCGCCAAAACACAATTACAAACCAGCCGCCAACTGCAAGTATCGACCCCATGGGGGGAGGCCAACCTACCGATTCACGACCCACTGACGCTGCAACTAGCCATTGATGGTGCCGACGGTTTGATTAACGGAAAAACCAAGGCAAGAAGTGTACTTAAGCACCTGCAAGCCAAGCAAAGCAAACTCTCACAATCTGCCTTTATCAGAAGCCTTGTACAATTAAGACGAGGGCGAGTCATTGGACTCAGCACAACACCAAAAAAGTGAATTGCCAGTCCTACAGACCGTTAACTTGCCACCGGCCGAAGCATCCACAGCAAAGACGTCGGGCGGTGGCAGCGCAAGAAAACCAGAACTAACCAGCCATCATTGAGACAGCCGTCTTATTTTTAGATGAAATTATTACCTTGTTAACCCCCCCTCTTCTTTGAGGTAATACTTTAAGATTCAAAAGGACCCTATTTGCAGCATCACCAAAAATAGGAATGTTAATTGATATAACAATATGCTAACTTAGATTTATAACTCTAATTAACAACTAATAATAGTGTGGGTGCCATGTTTAAATTTCCTAAAAAACAGCTAAAATTCATAGCTTTAGCCTCTTCAGCCTTGGCTTTAGTAGCGGCTTGTAGCAATGGTGGCAGCAGTAGCGGCTCAAACGATGTCGTTATTGGGCCAGACCCTGATGCAGTGTCTTTACAAGGTGTTCCCACTAAAGGGCCAATGGCACTGGCTGATGTTAATGTATTCCTGATCGATAGAAATGCTGCCGACCTGAAAGGACAGCTGATAGCGACCGGCACCACTGATGATCAAGCCCAAATCATCGACATTAGTATCAACAGCCGCCGCGAGGACAGCCAATACCTGATCGAGGTGACCAGCAATGCTCAGACCTATGATGTCAGCTTATTACCCGCTCGAGTGGCCCCGGCTATACCAACGCTAAGAGCAATCATCAATGTTAATGATGATGAAACGCTTGAAGATATATACCCAACCCCTTTAACGACCCTGGCCCTGGATATGGCGTCCACGCAAATGGAAGCCGATGAGAGTTTAAACCTGAAGAACGCCCTTGAAGGCTCACAGGAACTGATCTTCGATACTTATGGCCTGGGCCTTGCCGCTGATGCTGAAGAGTTATTTAGCTCTACCCCGGTAGAAACTGATGCAGAAGGCCAAAGCAAAGAAAGAACATTAAATTACCGAACTGTTTCAGAAGTCGTTGCAGCCATTATTATTGATCTCGAAGAGCAAACCGGGACGACTAACAGCGACGATGTCATCAAAGCCTTCGGTGCAGATTTATCCGACGGCACTATCGATGGTAAATCCGGTGAAGTCGTCATTGAGTCCTTCACGTCTATCTCTGAAGATGATCTACTGGAGACTGTCACACCAGCAGACCCACTATCCTTACCGCTACCCGGTTCTGACACCTTAACTATCGCGGACCTCAATACCGTTCTAGCAGCAGAAACGGCAGAAATAAACCCTGAAATTGTTGAGCCTAACGAAGAACCAGCAGCGCCTATCACTACCGAAGATACAGCCCCTATTGTACCGGGAACGGATACAGACGGTGACACGGTAGTTGATACCCGAGACGCTTTTCCGGAAGACCCAACAGAGTCGGTAGATAGCGATAATGATGGCGTTGGTGACAATAGCGACTTTTATCCAAACGACCCCCGAGGCACCAGCATCACCGATCTGGATCGCGATGAAGATGGCGTACAAAATGATGTTGACGACTTCCCCAACGACCCAACAGAAACTGTAGATACTGATGGCGACAATGTAGGTGATAACAGCGACCAATTCCCTGAAAATAGCAGCGAATCCATCGATAGCGATGGCGATTGCGGAACCACCCCTCAACTGGGTGACACCGCGGGTGATAACTGCGGGGATAACAGCGATATCTTCCCAAACAACCCCTTTGAGCAATCAGACACCGATAGAGACTGTCAGGACTTTCTTGAAGAAGACGACTACTTAACCGAAAGTGCCGGCTCACTAAACAATTGCGGTGACAACTCTGATGCCTTCCCTGAAGACCCCTCTGAAACCGTAGACTCTGATGGCGACGGCGCCGGTGATAACAGCGACCTGTTCCCGAATGATGCTAGCGAGTCTGCCGATACTGATGGTGACGGTGTAGGTGATAATGCCGATGCATTCCCGAATGACGCCAATGAAACCGCCGATACTGATGGTGACGGCGTAGGTGATAATGCCGATGTATTCCCTTTTGACGCGACTGAAACACAGGATACCGATAGCGATGGAACCGGCGATAATAGCGACTTCGCACCAACGGATCCAGCCATCCAAAATATTTGCCAGACAGATATAGCCGACGAAGATAAACCTTCAGAGTGTTTTGATGATACCGACGGCGATAACGTATTTGACGCATTTGATGACTTCCCTAATGATATCGCCGCATCAGTCGATAGTGATGGTGATGATTTTCCAGATGCCTGGAATACCGGTTATAGTCAGGAAGACTCTACAACGGGTTTAGTACTTGATCTGTTCCCTACTGACGGTAGTGAGACTTCCGATAAAGATGGAGACGGCGTTGGTGATAACAGCGACGGTTTCCCAGACAATGCTCTGGAGTCAGCTGACACCGACGAGGACTGTGCACTATCATTACCCCAATCTGGTGAAGATACGGGTAACGGCTGTGCCGATAACAGCGATCAGTTCCCTCAAAACAGCGCAGAGCTTCTGGATGGCGATATGGACTGCGTCATTAGCGGAGGCATCGTCAACAGCGTAACCGGCGTGACCCAATATCTGGGAGCCGATGACGGTAACTTTTGTGCGGACAACTCAGAGCCCTTCCCTGCCAACCCTGACGAAATCTCTGACACCGACGGTGACTGTGGCGTCGTAGACAAAACCAGCATGACTGCAGGTGACGGCTGTGGTGATGGCAGCGACCAATTCCCATTCAATGAGAATGAAATTGCAGACAGCGACTTTGACTGTGACACCCTCTACACTCAGGAAACCGGGTATCCAAACAACCCCACCTCTGGTGATGGCTGTGCGGATAATAGCGATCAGTTCCCGGAAAACTCTGCTGAAGTTGCTGATAGCGATATGAGCTGTACTGAAGAAAGCACCAACAACCCAATCACTGGCGTTAAGCAGTTCTTCGGTAGCACCGCAGGCAATCTGTGTGGCGACGAAACACAACCTGACGACAGCGATGGTGACGGCGTTAATGATCCAGACGACCTGTTCACATTCAACAGCAAAGAATGGGAAGACAGTGATCAGGATTGTGATAGCTTCGACAGCAACTATGACTACGACGCCGAGGACGCTGGCGATGGTTGTGGCGACAACAGTGATATCTTCCCAGAAAACTCAGCAGAACTGGCTGATTATGATGCTGACTGCGTAGTCGCGGCCGAAGATACCGTGGTGAATTCTGACAGCGGGATGGCGATCACTCAGTATACGGGTTTAGCGACCGGTAATGGCTGTGGCGATAATAGCGATGATGCTATCTACATTGGTACAGGCACACTGAACCAGTTCTCTGCAGCTTCCGCTTTTGTTACTGGCATCTATGAAATAGAAGATGACATGGCCAACTCTCTAAATGGCACCGATGCTCCACAGTCCATCTCACTGAGCTTTGATGTGGAAATTCTGCCTTCAGTTGATAGAACCAGCTACTCAAGCTCACGCTTGATTCTGAATGGCCAGTTCAGCACCAGTAACAATAGCGCAATCCCCAAGGGAACCCGCCAAACCTGGAT comes from the Oceanicoccus sagamiensis genome and includes:
- a CDS encoding TonB-dependent receptor — encoded protein: MSRFKLPLVCAVVLPAQLASISSFAQIEEVVVTARKQSESLQEVPLAITAFSSETMERGDFVNLEDVAGNTVGLNYSGESSSGYQSSPTIRGLRQGFAQDRVQNVAIFLDGVYLSRQSMANMGMVDMERIEVVKGPQNSLYGRNAFAGAINYVTKKPQEEFEAYVSTTQGKDGREDWKVSLNGPLIENVLLARYTIGRSEYDGPFDNTHPLASADPTGFSNGGSDEKVGGWDDETYNLGFTWLASENVTVDTGYFNTSLKKESQGGYIMGGVREVARFQTTPFNDMNFNTVTHLTNVADKAGGSFEGLASTGNTLWKGALPLQPVRVPWSGGLDPVLDANGDIVKDANGQIQYIPGTDNYNWGLGDGVTGPDERRLGTNLDPRGFGFKADTEVMTFSVNWDINDVWSLAYNMGYIDHEGIQVGAASRDPLWGNSLTDNNADSPGRADVEMQSNVSSSRPIIELTTVSHEFRFDWSGSDDYSFSFGGYYSDSEDEQFSQTTYNPICTTADRLYDADQDPERGCYEPFGDNTYSPLYEAEFQGVAIYELFRDSWSGQKADYTIFDEQVYAVFAMFEYNLTPDLSFRVEARYTEEDKEIERLTDNFAIPAGGYYAGSGFGVGETNSYSTICAEGETTIVTDPDAPSSQEGDPCISRTAEDTFHYFTPKYSVDWQINDESMIYAYIANGLKAGGFNNTSDPDQGTYDEEVNWTYEIGSKNVLFEGMMQLNVAAYIVEWEDLVGGVAPTGVSESPNAGSVQANIGDVENYGFEIDGLIFINENFSVDFGAAYTNPRYEDDVKYADAKTAYYYECTPENLLTDTNPDGTPIGGNFDAVIDFDENCGNDDIGGNDLIKVSKEQYTLGFNYSDDFDNGWTMNLRLNGNYQSRQYIDPLNLAFIRSRTLWNMSMNFQGPEHWEFTVWGKNITDKEYVAGSFHIGIFNKHIVSLGAPANYGATLKYNF
- a CDS encoding carbamoyltransferase — translated: MPSSDQPWVLGVSASHNGAACLLKGDRIVVAIQEERILGLKRAPINLKKNCLAINYCLQYAKITPADLDCIVLSSQSSLDDPSNTYTDNPIIQQAINAKIELIGHHKAHAYSAFAPSGFDDAAVLVIDGMGSPVSDLDKDEQKAIVGNISQGSETISLYDASGTTLTPLEKHLVTNHDWLKPYQGDVRMADFASLGGIFSSCAGQIFGSYSDAGKVMGLAPYGSPTIAAEEFFSINNGGLTFHNNVPKRFTFSERWPQHQQLYADLACSAQQALEEAILYLTRQLKQKSNSKNFVYAGGVALNSVANERIVRESGFENVYIIPPAEDSGAALGAAYYGLWSIKPTNTKNTLKSDSLGAVYSESEIDTAINNSPWVEVINDQASPEDVAELIANNNIIGFFAQGSELGPRSLGQRSILCDPRRKDAKKVLNDRVKHREGFRPFAPVILAEEVANWFDLEGTHPESPFMLRVLRFRENAEEKVPGVTHCDGSGRVQTVTKENNGQYYEVLKAFHAKTGVPILINTSLNVMGEPIVETPEDTLYSLAMTDLDYIFIGNKILGKKKRFKSALDFYPYFLQPDSLQAAKTQLQTSRQLQVSTPWGEANLPIHDPLTLQLAIDGADGLINGKTKARSVLKHLQAKQSKLSQSAFIRSLVQLRRGRVIGLSTTPKK